GAAGCAGCGACCGAGTCAAACACTCGTCACTGATGAAGGGGCAGCAAGAGCCCTGTTAAAAAAATAAGTTTAGATCAGACTATATAAGATAATAGGAAATATGGGTGATTTTATTCAAGGGATTTATCTTTCCCTTTGATATAAATATAAAGCTTTAGTAAAACTAAGGAGGAATTTAATCATGGCAACAAAAGTAGGTATTAACGGTTTTGGACGTATTGGACGTGTCGTATTTAGACAAGCACTTCAAAATCCAGAGGTTGAGGTTGTAGCAGTAAACGACTTGACTGATGCCAACATGCTTGCACATTTACTTCAATATGACTCTGTTCACGGAAAGCTTGATGTGAAAGTAGAAGCTAAAGGGAATAACCTTGTTGTAAATGGTAAAGAGATCAACGTTTCTGCAGAGAGAGATCCTGCAAACCTTAAATGGGCAGAGCGTGGCGTAGACGTAGTTGTTGAATCTACTGGTATCTTCACAAAACGTGAAGCTGCAGCTAAACACCTTGAAGCTGGTGCGAAAAAAGTTATTATTTCTGCTCCTGCATCTGACGAAGATATTACTGTCGTTATGGGTGTTAACGAAGACAAATATGATCCAGCTAACCATCACGTGATTTCTAACGCATCTTGTACTACTAACTGCTTGGCGCCATTTGCTAAAGTCCTTAATGATAAGTTTGAATTAAAGCGTGGTATGATGACAACAGTTCACTCTTACACTAACGACCAACAAATCCTTGATTTACCACATAAGGACTACCGTCGTGCACGTGCAGCAGCTGAGTCTATCATTCCAACAACAACTGGTGCTGCTAAAGCAGTAGCGCTTGTACTTCCTGAATTAAAAGGAAAATTAAATGGTGGGGCAATGCGTGTTCCAACACCTAACGTGTCACTTGTTGACTTAACAGCTGAGCTTGGTAAAGACGTAACTGCTGAAGAAGTTAATGCAGCATTTAAAGAAGCGGCAGAAGGTGACCTTAAAGGAATCCTTGGTTACAGCGAAGAGCCTCTTGTTTCTAGAGACTATAATGGTAACGCGTATGCGTCTACAATTGATGCGCTTTCTACAATGGTTATGGAAGGAAACATGGTTAAAGTTATCTCTTGGTACGACAACGAAACAGGTTACTCTAACCAAGTTGTTAACCTTGTTGAGTATATCG
The DNA window shown above is from Salipaludibacillus agaradhaerens and carries:
- the gap gene encoding type I glyceraldehyde-3-phosphate dehydrogenase; its protein translation is MATKVGINGFGRIGRVVFRQALQNPEVEVVAVNDLTDANMLAHLLQYDSVHGKLDVKVEAKGNNLVVNGKEINVSAERDPANLKWAERGVDVVVESTGIFTKREAAAKHLEAGAKKVIISAPASDEDITVVMGVNEDKYDPANHHVISNASCTTNCLAPFAKVLNDKFELKRGMMTTVHSYTNDQQILDLPHKDYRRARAAAESIIPTTTGAAKAVALVLPELKGKLNGGAMRVPTPNVSLVDLTAELGKDVTAEEVNAAFKEAAEGDLKGILGYSEEPLVSRDYNGNAYASTIDALSTMVMEGNMVKVISWYDNETGYSNQVVNLVEYIAKKGL